A portion of the Acidobacteriota bacterium genome contains these proteins:
- a CDS encoding dienelactone hydrolase family protein, producing MIVATYYPEITVDNSPLRMFLAAPKIENKKKFPGIIFYSDIFQLTGPMLRACVRLAGYGFVVAAPEIYHRIERPDTAIAFDDAGRVRGMENASNTEVAEFDRDCRAVLDFLAQHPMVSPAKLGTAGFCIGGHLSFRAALQPDVRATICFYGTGIHDGRLGKDADAGSLERAAEIKGELLMIFGESDPHVPKEGREKIRTALQQAGVKYREKTYPAEHAFMRDEGPRYDPECADLAFADMMHLFRSTLGESSGTTA from the coding sequence ATGATCGTCGCCACCTATTATCCTGAGATTACTGTCGACAATTCGCCGCTGCGCATGTTTCTCGCGGCACCTAAGATCGAAAATAAGAAGAAGTTTCCCGGAATCATTTTCTACTCCGACATTTTCCAACTCACCGGACCCATGCTACGCGCTTGCGTACGTCTAGCGGGATATGGGTTTGTCGTTGCAGCACCGGAGATTTATCACCGCATCGAGCGACCCGATACTGCGATTGCATTTGACGATGCCGGACGCGTGCGAGGCATGGAAAATGCCTCCAACACAGAGGTCGCCGAATTTGATCGCGACTGCCGTGCTGTACTCGATTTTCTGGCGCAACATCCCATGGTGTCGCCAGCCAAGTTAGGAACTGCCGGCTTTTGCATCGGCGGACATCTTTCCTTTCGGGCCGCGCTCCAGCCCGACGTGCGCGCAACCATCTGCTTCTACGGTACAGGGATCCATGATGGCAGGCTTGGCAAAGACGCTGACGCCGGATCGTTAGAGCGCGCCGCAGAAATTAAGGGCGAGTTGCTAATGATCTTTGGCGAATCTGATCCTCATGTTCCGAAAGAAGGACGCGAAAAAATCCGAACCGCACTGCAACAGGCTGGCGTGAAGTATCGCGAAAAAACCTATCCTGCCGAGCACGCATTCATGCGCGATGAGGGACCGCGTTACGATCCGGAGTGCGCGGATCTCGCATTCGCCGATATGATGCATCTCTTCCGTAGTACGTTAGGCGAGAGCTCCGGAACTACGGCCTAG
- a CDS encoding alcohol dehydrogenase has protein sequence MKAMVLPQPAAIDASPLVLSEVAIPEPADDEVLVEVSACGICRTDLHVVEGELPPKLPKVVPGHQIVGRVVRGGSSAGKFPVGSRVGIPWLHRTCGRCEFCTRARENLCPNAFYTGWSVNGGYAEYVVAPEQFVYPIPDGFSAWSAAPLLCAGIIGFRALRLTELQRGDTLGIYGFGAAGHVCIQVALHWGMRVVVSTREDKHRKLALELGAEWVGGAHDDPPVALNAAIVFAPAGELVPAALKNLKRGGTLVLGGIYMSSIPSFPYNLLYWERKIRSVANNTRQDGQDFLRAAAEIPIHIQVNLFPVDQANQALQTLKRDGIRGAGVLVVRQQAETN, from the coding sequence ATGAAAGCAATGGTTCTGCCTCAACCCGCAGCGATTGACGCGAGTCCCCTCGTACTGTCCGAAGTAGCAATTCCCGAGCCCGCGGATGACGAAGTTCTCGTCGAGGTAAGTGCTTGCGGAATATGCCGCACGGATCTGCACGTCGTGGAAGGTGAGCTTCCACCCAAGCTACCCAAGGTAGTCCCTGGACACCAGATCGTTGGGCGAGTTGTGCGCGGCGGTTCGAGTGCTGGAAAATTTCCGGTGGGCTCGCGCGTGGGTATTCCGTGGCTGCATCGTACTTGCGGCCGCTGTGAGTTCTGCACACGCGCAAGAGAAAACCTGTGCCCGAACGCCTTCTACACCGGATGGAGCGTCAACGGCGGCTACGCCGAGTACGTTGTCGCGCCCGAACAGTTTGTGTATCCGATTCCTGATGGATTCAGCGCCTGGTCAGCCGCCCCGCTGCTCTGCGCCGGTATTATCGGATTTCGCGCGCTGCGGCTCACTGAGCTCCAGCGTGGGGATACATTGGGCATCTACGGTTTTGGCGCGGCGGGTCACGTCTGCATCCAGGTTGCGCTTCATTGGGGCATGCGAGTGGTGGTATCAACCAGGGAAGACAAGCATCGCAAACTCGCTCTGGAATTAGGTGCGGAATGGGTTGGCGGCGCTCACGACGATCCTCCTGTGGCACTCAACGCTGCAATTGTCTTTGCGCCGGCCGGAGAACTTGTACCCGCAGCGCTGAAGAATTTGAAGCGTGGAGGAACTCTTGTGTTAGGCGGCATCTACATGAGTTCCATTCCGTCATTCCCGTATAACCTGCTCTACTGGGAGCGCAAGATCCGTAGCGTAGCCAACAACACACGCCAGGATGGACAGGACTTTCTTCGCGCGGCAGCCGAAATCCCAATTCACATCCAAGTCAACCTCTTTCCTGTGGATCAGGCCAACCAGGCCCTGCAGACGCTAAAGCGCGATGGAATTCGCGGAGCCGGCGTGCTTGTAGTCCGGCAACAAGCGGAGACAAACTAG